From Prionailurus bengalensis isolate Pbe53 chromosome F2, Fcat_Pben_1.1_paternal_pri, whole genome shotgun sequence, one genomic window encodes:
- the RRS1 gene encoding ribosome biogenesis regulatory protein homolog, translating into MEGQNVEELLAKAERDEAEKLQRITVHKELELEFDLGNLLASDRNPPTGLRRAGPSPEAELQALARDNTQLLINQLWQLPTERVEEALVARLPEPTTRLPREKPVPRPRPLTRWQQFARLKGIRPKKKTNLVWDEVSGQWRRRWGYQRARDDTKEWLIEVPGGADPLEDQFAKRIQAKKERVAKNELNRLRNLARAHKMQLPSTAGMHPTGHQSKEELGRAMQVAKVSTASVGRFQERLPKEKAPRGSGKKRKFQPLFGDFAAEKKSQLELLRVMNSKKPQLDVTRATNKQMREEDQEEAAKRRKMSQKGKRKGGRQGAGGQRKGGPPSQGGKRKGGLGGKVNSGPPRLGGKRKGGQHQGGKRRK; encoded by the coding sequence ATGGAGGGCCAGAACGTGGAGGAGCTGCTGGCAAAGGCTGAGCGGGACGAGGCAGAGAAGCTGCAGCGCATCACAGTGCACAAGGAGCTGGAGCTGGAGTTCGACCTGGGTAACCTGCTGGCCTCGGACCGGAACCCCCCAACGGGGCTGCGGCGCGCGGGACCCTCGCCGGAGGCCGAGCTGCAGGCCCTGGCGCGGGACAACACGCAACTGCTCATCAACCAGCTGTGGCAGCTGCCCACGGAGCGCGTAGAGGAAGCGCTGGTTGCGCGGCTGCCGGAGCCCACCACTCGCCTGCCGCGCGAGAAGCCGGTGCCCCGGCCACGGCCGCTTACACGCTGGCAGCAGTTCGCGCGCCTGAAGGGCATCCGTCCCAAGAAGAAGACCAATCTGGTGTGGGACGAGGTGAGTGGCCAGTGGCGACGCCGCTGGGGCTACCAGCGCGCTCGCGACGACACCAAGGAGTGGTTGATCGAGGTGCCCGGCGGTGCCGACCCCTTGGAGGACCAGTTCGCCAAGCGGATCCAGGCTAAGAAGGAACGGGTGGCCAAAAATGAGCTGAACCGGCTGCGTAACCTGGCCCGCGCGCACAAGATGCAGCTGCCCAGCACGGCGGGCATGCACCCTACGGGACACCAGAGTAAGGAGGAACTGGGCCGCGCCATGCAGGTGGCCAAGGTTTCCACTGCCTCTGTGGGGCGCTTCCAAGAGCGCTTACCTAAGGAGAAGGCGCCCCGGGGCTCTGGCAAAAAGAGGAAGTTTCAGCCCCTTTTCGGGGATTTTGCAGCCGAGAAAAAGAGCCAGTTGGAGCTGCTGCGTGTGATGAATAGCAAAAAGCCTCAGCTGGACGTGACGAGGGCCACCAATAAACAGATGAGGGAGGAGGACCAGGAGGAGGCGGccaagaggaggaaaatgagccAGAAGGGCAAGAGAAAGGGGGGCCGGCAAGGTGCTGGCGGCCAGAGGAAAGGTGGCCCGCCcagccagggagggaagaggaaagggggcTTGGGAGGCAAGGTGAATTCCGGGCCGCCTCGCTTGGGTGGCAAGAGGAAAGGAGGACAACaccaaggaggaaagagaaggaagtaa
- the ADHFE1 gene encoding hydroxyacid-oxoacid transhydrogenase, mitochondrial isoform X1 yields the protein MAAATRARVAHLLRQLQRAACQCPTHSHTYSQALGLAPSGKTTDYAFEMAVSNIRYGAGVTKEVGMDLQNMGAKNVCLMTDKNLSQLPPVQMVMDSLVKNGINFKMYDNVRVEPTDRSFMEAIEFAKKGVFDAYVAVGGGSTMDTCKAANLYASSPHSDFLDYVNAPIGMGKPVSVPLKPLIAVPTTSGTGSETTGVAIFDYEHLKVKTGIASRAIKPTLGLIDPLHTLHMPDRVVANSGFDVLCHALESYTALPYHMRSPCPSNPITRPAYQGSNPVSDIWAVHALRIVAKYLKRAVRNPDDLEARSNMHLASAFAGIGFGNAGVHLCHGMSYPISGLVKTYKAKDYNVDHPLVPHGLSVVLTSPAVFTFTAQMSPERHLETAEILGADTRTARIPDAGPILADTLRKFLFDLDVDDGLAAIGYSKADIPALVKGTLPQERVTKLAPRPQSEEDLSALFEASMKLY from the exons ATGGCTGCAGCCACTCGTGCCCGGGTCGCGCACTTGTTGAGGCAACTGCAGCGAGCAGC atGCCAGTGCCCTACTCATTCTCATACTTACTCCCAag CTCTTGGACTTGCACCTTCTGGGAAAACAACAGATTATGCCTTTGAG atggccGTTTCAAATATTAGATATGGAGCAGGAGTTACAAAGGAAGTGGGAATG gACCTACAAAATATGGGTgctaaaaatgtttgtttgatGACAGACAAGAACctctcccagctccctcctgTACAAATGGTTATGGATTCCCTAGTGAAGAATGGCATAAATTTTAAGATGTATGATAATGTGAGAGTGGAACCAACTGATAGAAG CTTCATGGAAGCTATTGAGTTTGCCAAAAAGGGAGTTTTTGATGCCTACGTTGCTGTCGGTGGTGGCTCCACCATGGACACCTGTAAAGCTGCTAATCTGTATGCATCTAGCCCTCACTCTGATTTCCTAGATTATGTCAATGCCCCCATTGGGATGGGAAAGCCTGTGTCTGTGCCTCTTAAGCCTCTGATTGCAG TCCCAACCACCTCAGGAACTGGGAGTGAAACTACAGGAGTTGCCATCTTTGACTACGAACACTTGAAAGTAAAAACTG GCATTGCTTCCAGAGCCATCAAACCCACGCTGGGACTGATTGATCCTCTGCACACCCTGCACATGCCTGACCGGGTGGTCGCCAACAGTGGCTTCGATGTGCTTTG CCATGCCCTGGAGTCCTACACTGCCCTTCCCTACCACATGCGGAGCCCCTGCCCTTCAAATCCCATCACCCGGCCAGCATACCAGGGCAGCAACCCAGTCAGTGACATTTGGGCTGTCCATGCACTACGGATCGTCGCTAAGTATCTGAAGAG GGCTGTCAGAAATCCTGATGATCTTGAAGCAAGGTCTAATATGCACTTGGCAAGTGCTTTTGCTGGCATTGGCTTTGGAAATGCTGGTGTTCATCTGTG ccATGGAATGTCCTACCCAATTTCAGGCTTAGTGAAGACATACAAAGCAAAAGATTATAATGTGGATCACCCACTGGTG CCTCATGGCCTTTCTGTGGTACTCACCTCCCCAGCAGTGTTCACTTTCACAGCACAGATGTCTCCTGAACGGCACCTGGAAACGGCAGAAATATTGG GAGCTGACACCCGCACTGCCAGGATCCCAGACGCTGGGCCTATTTTGGCAGACACGCTCCGGAAATTCTTATTCGATCTGGATGTTGATGATGGCCTAGCTGCCATTGGTTACTCCAAGGCTGATATCCCTGCATTAGTGAAAGGAACGCTGCCCCAG
- the ADHFE1 gene encoding hydroxyacid-oxoacid transhydrogenase, mitochondrial isoform X2: protein MAVSNIRYGAGVTKEVGMDLQNMGAKNVCLMTDKNLSQLPPVQMVMDSLVKNGINFKMYDNVRVEPTDRSFMEAIEFAKKGVFDAYVAVGGGSTMDTCKAANLYASSPHSDFLDYVNAPIGMGKPVSVPLKPLIAVPTTSGTGSETTGVAIFDYEHLKVKTGIASRAIKPTLGLIDPLHTLHMPDRVVANSGFDVLCHALESYTALPYHMRSPCPSNPITRPAYQGSNPVSDIWAVHALRIVAKYLKRAVRNPDDLEARSNMHLASAFAGIGFGNAGVHLCHGMSYPISGLVKTYKAKDYNVDHPLVPHGLSVVLTSPAVFTFTAQMSPERHLETAEILGADTRTARIPDAGPILADTLRKFLFDLDVDDGLAAIGYSKADIPALVKGTLPQERVTKLAPRPQSEEDLSALFEASMKLY from the exons atggccGTTTCAAATATTAGATATGGAGCAGGAGTTACAAAGGAAGTGGGAATG gACCTACAAAATATGGGTgctaaaaatgtttgtttgatGACAGACAAGAACctctcccagctccctcctgTACAAATGGTTATGGATTCCCTAGTGAAGAATGGCATAAATTTTAAGATGTATGATAATGTGAGAGTGGAACCAACTGATAGAAG CTTCATGGAAGCTATTGAGTTTGCCAAAAAGGGAGTTTTTGATGCCTACGTTGCTGTCGGTGGTGGCTCCACCATGGACACCTGTAAAGCTGCTAATCTGTATGCATCTAGCCCTCACTCTGATTTCCTAGATTATGTCAATGCCCCCATTGGGATGGGAAAGCCTGTGTCTGTGCCTCTTAAGCCTCTGATTGCAG TCCCAACCACCTCAGGAACTGGGAGTGAAACTACAGGAGTTGCCATCTTTGACTACGAACACTTGAAAGTAAAAACTG GCATTGCTTCCAGAGCCATCAAACCCACGCTGGGACTGATTGATCCTCTGCACACCCTGCACATGCCTGACCGGGTGGTCGCCAACAGTGGCTTCGATGTGCTTTG CCATGCCCTGGAGTCCTACACTGCCCTTCCCTACCACATGCGGAGCCCCTGCCCTTCAAATCCCATCACCCGGCCAGCATACCAGGGCAGCAACCCAGTCAGTGACATTTGGGCTGTCCATGCACTACGGATCGTCGCTAAGTATCTGAAGAG GGCTGTCAGAAATCCTGATGATCTTGAAGCAAGGTCTAATATGCACTTGGCAAGTGCTTTTGCTGGCATTGGCTTTGGAAATGCTGGTGTTCATCTGTG ccATGGAATGTCCTACCCAATTTCAGGCTTAGTGAAGACATACAAAGCAAAAGATTATAATGTGGATCACCCACTGGTG CCTCATGGCCTTTCTGTGGTACTCACCTCCCCAGCAGTGTTCACTTTCACAGCACAGATGTCTCCTGAACGGCACCTGGAAACGGCAGAAATATTGG GAGCTGACACCCGCACTGCCAGGATCCCAGACGCTGGGCCTATTTTGGCAGACACGCTCCGGAAATTCTTATTCGATCTGGATGTTGATGATGGCCTAGCTGCCATTGGTTACTCCAAGGCTGATATCCCTGCATTAGTGAAAGGAACGCTGCCCCAG